The following are from one region of the Actinomyces sp. oral taxon 897 genome:
- a CDS encoding L-lactate dehydrogenase, with protein sequence MSNTNTAQGSYPTAKASGRPSKVAIIGAGAVGSTLAYACVTKGVAREVVLQDIAKEKVEAEALDIAQGIQFTSAGSVSGSTDPEICRDADVIAITAGARQKPGQSRLELAGATVGIMEKILPKLVEVAPNAIFVPVANPVDVVTYCAKKITGLPENQIFGSGTVLDTARMRYLISLETGTAVQNIHGYITGEHGDSEVPLWSSTEIGGVPITQWGKTLDGGEFDEAKRERIARDVVRSAYRIIEGKGVTNYAVGLAVQRIIGAVLNDEQRVLTVSPLLDDWHGISDVCMAVPTIIGRKGAGRRLELPLTDDERARLTASAERLREVARGLGY encoded by the coding sequence GTGTCCAACACCAACACCGCCCAAGGCTCCTACCCCACCGCCAAGGCCTCCGGCCGCCCCTCCAAGGTCGCCATTATCGGCGCCGGAGCGGTGGGTTCCACCCTGGCCTACGCCTGCGTCACCAAGGGTGTCGCCCGCGAGGTCGTCCTCCAGGACATCGCCAAGGAGAAGGTCGAGGCCGAGGCCCTCGACATCGCCCAGGGCATCCAGTTCACCTCCGCCGGCTCCGTGTCCGGCTCCACCGACCCCGAGATCTGCCGCGACGCCGACGTCATCGCCATTACCGCCGGGGCCAGGCAGAAGCCGGGCCAGTCCCGTCTGGAGCTGGCCGGGGCCACCGTGGGCATTATGGAGAAGATCCTGCCCAAGCTGGTCGAGGTCGCCCCCAACGCGATCTTCGTGCCGGTGGCCAACCCGGTGGACGTGGTGACCTACTGCGCCAAGAAGATCACCGGCCTGCCCGAGAACCAGATCTTCGGCTCCGGCACCGTCCTGGACACCGCCCGCATGCGCTACCTCATCTCCCTGGAGACCGGTACGGCCGTGCAGAACATCCACGGCTACATCACCGGTGAGCACGGCGACTCCGAGGTCCCGCTGTGGTCCTCCACCGAGATCGGCGGCGTGCCGATCACCCAGTGGGGCAAGACCCTCGACGGCGGTGAGTTCGACGAGGCCAAGCGCGAGCGCATCGCCCGCGACGTCGTGCGCTCCGCCTACCGCATTATCGAGGGCAAGGGCGTGACCAACTACGCCGTCGGCCTGGCGGTCCAGCGGATCATCGGCGCCGTCCTCAACGACGAGCAGCGGGTCCTGACCGTCTCCCCGCTGCTGGATGACTGGCACGGCATCTCCGACGTGTGCATGGCCGTCCCGACCATTATCGGCCGTAAGGGCGCCGGCCGCCGCCTGGAGCTGCCGCTGACCGACGACGAGCGCGCCCGCCTGACCGCCTCGGCCGAGCGTCTGCGCGAGGTCGCCCGCGGCCTGGGCTACTGA
- a CDS encoding glycoside hydrolase family 3 protein has translation MRRLPPVLARLSIIALLLGVLTGAPVTAAPAPGVETDPAARAQALLATMSQDEKIGQVLWTHVYGSSAQDETYADKNEDVFGPGVRTPAQAVSTFHLGGVLYFNWAHNVTTPTDPGQVAALSDGLQEAARTSGPKIPLAITIDQEGGLVARVRTSGTDVPGNMALGATGSTELARAQGQALGSELAAMGINVDFAPVLNVNTNAANPVIGVRSLGDDPEAVASLGAAQIEGLQSEGVSATAKYFPGHGDTQTDSHLGLPTVSYDRATLDTHLAPFRTAVKGGVDMIMTAHIVVEAIDPAHPATTSKAVLTDLLREEMGFTGLITTDAMDMEGVQLSVMSDQEKEEYARLKADQDAKKDAAAKDPTAADQYTAASAALKAFLAPVRGRVAVQSFLAGSDVLLNTYDVPAVTSAMKAALADGTITAERLDASVTRILEWKARRGVLDASPTSAQTIASVVGSAAHQETAARIAQQSVTMVRNDADSVLPLSPTRTPRLLLTGSSWGNPELLTQPLTDLGFTVNRVETSGDSPDPTAAEVDEALAQAENADAIVLTTYSMAAGSTQADLVARMVATGKPVTILSTRNPYDVAVAGTVAPASGSTGQCLLPAGCSVTTTPSPTNGVAVLNLYSNRQVSLTAAAKVIAGQAPVGVLPVNVPTAQGGGTLQARGFGLTYPSQGQNPGGGQLVPGVQPGIPTVPDPGSPGTGTLPTGSTAPVVSEPQGTGSRHGLSRTGAVVWPGLAAAVLLVGGIMLVRARRRRRA, from the coding sequence ATGCGCCGTCTCCCCCCTGTCCTGGCGCGACTGAGTATTATCGCCCTCCTGCTGGGCGTGCTCACGGGCGCGCCGGTTACCGCCGCCCCGGCACCGGGGGTCGAGACCGACCCAGCGGCCCGGGCCCAGGCCCTGCTGGCCACCATGAGCCAGGACGAGAAGATCGGCCAGGTCCTGTGGACCCACGTCTACGGCTCCTCGGCGCAGGACGAGACCTACGCCGACAAGAACGAGGACGTGTTTGGGCCCGGCGTGCGTACCCCCGCCCAGGCCGTGAGCACCTTCCACCTCGGCGGGGTCCTGTACTTCAACTGGGCGCACAACGTCACCACCCCCACCGACCCCGGGCAGGTGGCCGCCCTGTCCGACGGCCTCCAGGAGGCGGCACGTACCAGCGGGCCCAAGATCCCCCTGGCCATCACCATCGACCAGGAGGGCGGGCTGGTGGCCCGGGTACGGACCTCGGGCACCGACGTGCCCGGGAACATGGCCCTGGGGGCCACCGGGTCCACCGAGCTCGCCCGCGCCCAGGGCCAGGCCCTGGGGTCCGAACTCGCCGCCATGGGGATCAACGTCGACTTCGCCCCGGTCCTGAACGTCAACACCAACGCCGCCAACCCGGTCATCGGGGTCCGCTCACTGGGGGACGACCCCGAGGCGGTCGCCTCCCTGGGCGCCGCCCAGATCGAGGGGCTCCAGTCCGAGGGGGTCTCCGCCACCGCCAAGTACTTCCCGGGGCACGGTGACACCCAGACCGACTCCCACCTGGGCCTGCCCACGGTCAGCTACGACCGGGCCACCCTGGACACCCACCTGGCCCCCTTCCGGACCGCGGTCAAGGGCGGGGTGGACATGATCATGACCGCCCACATTGTGGTGGAGGCCATTGACCCCGCCCACCCGGCCACCACGTCCAAGGCGGTCCTCACCGACCTGCTGCGCGAGGAGATGGGCTTCACCGGCCTGATCACCACCGACGCCATGGACATGGAGGGCGTCCAGCTCTCGGTCATGTCGGACCAGGAGAAGGAGGAGTACGCCAGGCTCAAGGCCGACCAGGACGCCAAGAAGGACGCCGCCGCCAAGGACCCCACCGCCGCCGACCAGTACACGGCCGCCTCGGCCGCCCTCAAGGCCTTCCTCGCCCCGGTGCGCGGTCGGGTGGCCGTGCAGTCCTTCCTGGCGGGCAGCGACGTGCTGCTCAACACCTACGACGTGCCCGCCGTGACCTCGGCCATGAAGGCGGCCCTGGCCGACGGGACGATCACCGCCGAGCGGCTGGACGCCTCCGTGACGCGCATCCTGGAGTGGAAGGCGCGGCGCGGGGTCCTGGACGCCTCCCCCACCTCCGCCCAGACCATCGCCTCCGTGGTGGGCTCGGCCGCGCACCAGGAGACGGCTGCCAGGATCGCCCAGCAGTCGGTGACCATGGTCCGCAACGACGCCGACTCCGTGCTGCCCCTGTCCCCCACGCGCACCCCCCGGCTCCTGCTCACCGGCTCCTCCTGGGGGAACCCGGAGCTGCTGACGCAGCCGCTGACCGACCTGGGGTTCACCGTCAACCGGGTGGAGACCTCGGGCGACTCCCCCGACCCCACGGCCGCCGAGGTGGACGAGGCCCTGGCCCAGGCCGAGAACGCCGACGCCATCGTCCTGACGACCTACTCCATGGCCGCAGGCTCCACCCAGGCCGACCTGGTGGCGCGCATGGTCGCCACCGGCAAGCCGGTGACCATCCTGTCCACCCGCAACCCCTACGACGTCGCGGTGGCGGGTACGGTGGCCCCGGCCTCGGGCAGCACCGGCCAGTGCCTGCTGCCCGCGGGCTGCTCGGTCACCACCACCCCCTCCCCCACCAACGGCGTGGCGGTCCTCAACCTCTACTCCAACCGGCAGGTCTCCCTGACCGCCGCCGCGAAAGTCATCGCCGGCCAGGCCCCGGTAGGGGTCCTGCCGGTGAACGTGCCGACGGCGCAGGGCGGCGGCACCCTCCAGGCCCGGGGCTTCGGACTGACCTACCCCAGCCAGGGGCAGAACCCGGGCGGGGGCCAGCTGGTGCCCGGCGTCCAGCCGGGTATCCCCACCGTGCCCGACCCCGGCTCACCCGGAACGGGGACGCTGCCCACGGGGAGCACCGCCCCGGTGGTCTCCGAGCCGCAGGGCACCGGCTCCCGGCACGGCCTGTCGCGCACCGGGGCCGTGGTGTGGCCAGGCCTGGCCGCCGCGGTCCTGCTGGTGGGCGGGATCATGCTGGTCCGCGCACGACGACGTCGGCGCGCCTGA